One window of the Hoplias malabaricus isolate fHopMal1 chromosome Y, fHopMal1.hap1, whole genome shotgun sequence genome contains the following:
- the LOC136678452 gene encoding uncharacterized protein translates to MVELQKAHHMDYWKNHVTDPWVLRTMSLGYRLQFRHRPPLSCYPKETVVLDIVHASILLKEKSILFPAQRIQFIGMVLDSCTMMASLPKVRVQAIVTLIGSLKLGKRVRYLVLLRLMGLLTAAAQVVALGKLYLRRFQVWVMSLRLDSVHHRHVKVHITKECLVALRPWCSRRVRREVLTTDASAAGWGAVWRHRWVQGTWSVDHAREHINVRELRAVKLGLEFFLPYLNGRHVLVRSDNLTTVYHINHYGGTRSKPLLDLAEELWMWAHKRFLSLQAVHLAGTSNQTADVLSRHSLSPNHWRLHPEIIGKIWKRFGQEKVDLFASSDTTHCSLWFSEHDQDSPLGQDALAHDWPRVLLYAFPPLPLLHSLLVRIREESHIVLLVAPRWPRQPWFPLMISLLRGVPWELPARKDLLSQLGGQVWHPQPEFLRLWLWPLGPTRTLLHVL, encoded by the exons ATGGTGGAACTGCAGAAGGCTCATCATATGGACTATTGGAAGAACCATGTCACAGACCCATGGGTCTTGCGAACCATGTCACTGGGCTACAGGCTGCAGTTCCGTCATCGGCCTCCACTCAGCTGCTATCCGAAGGAGACTGTTGTTCTAGATATTGTTCATGCCTCAATTCTCTTGAAGGAA AAGAGCATCCTCTTTCCAGCTCAGCGTATCCAGTTCATCGGGATGGTTCTGGATTCCTGTACAATGATGGCCTCACTGCCCAAAGTACGTGTTCAAGCTATTGTGACTCTGATCGGCTCTCTGAAACTAGGAAAGAGAGTACGATATCTGGTTCTTCTCCGACTCATGGGTCTCCTCACTGCTGCAGCTCAAGTTGTTGCTCTGGGCAAACTTTATTTAAGGCGCTTCCAGGTATGGGTAATGTCCCTCAGACTGGACTCTGTACACCACAGGCATGTGAAGGTCCATATCACAAAAGAGTGTCTAGTAGCACTGAGGCCTTGGTGTTCTCGGAGGGTTCGCAGAGAAGTCCTGACAACGGATGCCTCAGCAGCCGGTTGGGGTGCAGTGTGGAGGCACAGATGGGTTCAGGGCACTTGGTCGGTGGACCATGCCCGGGAACATATCAATGTCCGCGAGTTACGTGCGGTAAAGCTAGGACTGGAGTTCTTTCTTCCATATCTGAATGGCAGGCATGTGCTAGTGCGTTCAGACAACCTAACAACTGTCTACCACATAAATCATTATGGCGGAACCAGGTCCAAACCTCTCTTGGACCTGGCAGAAGAATTGTGGATGTGGGCTCACAAGAGGTTCCTATCCCTGCAGGCGGTGCATTTGGCGGGAACATCCAATCAGACAGCAGATGTGCTTTCCAGACACTCTCTGAGTCCCAACCACTGGAGACTCCATCCAGAAATCATTGGGAAAATATGGAAACGGTTCGGGCAGGAAAAGGTAGATCTTTTTGCCTCCTCAGACACCACTCATTGCAGTCTGTGGTTCTCAGAACACGACCAGGACAGTCCGTTGGGTCAAGATGCCCTGGCTCACGACTGGCCAAGGGTATTGCTATACGCGTTCCCTCCTCTTCCCCTCCTTCATTCACTCCTGGTCAGAATACGAGAAGAAAGTCACATAGTCCTTCTGGTGGCACCACGCTGGCCCAGACAACCATGGTTTCCTCTAATGATATCATTACTCAGGGGCGTCCCTTGGGAACTCCCAGCACGGAAAGATCTTCTCTCCCAGTTGGGAGGACAGGTGTGGCATCCACAGCCGGAGTTTCTTCGGCTATGGCTATGGCCTTTGGGTCCAACCAGGACCTTGCTTCACGTTCTTTAG